The Microcystis panniformis FACHB-1757 region AGGTATTGGTGGGCAGTGACAAGTTTTTACGCCAGCAAGGGGTCAATTTAGACGAATTTGGCGGTGATTTAGCCAACCCCGCCAGTGCTTGGGTGTCTCGCAATTATCTGGCCTGTAATGGGCAATTTCAGGGGGTAATCCACTATACTGACCCTTTGCGTGCCGATAGTCGTTGGTTAATCGATCGCCTACAGCAAGATTATGGCATGACTGTGCATCTGTTGACGGGGGATAATCAACAAAGGGCGAAAGAAGTGGCGCAAGCGTTAAATATTCCCTTTGGCCAGGTTCATGCTGAGGCTTTTCCCGAACAAAAGGCTAAAATAGTTCGAGAATTGCATCGCTCTGGCCATACAGTCGCTTTTGTTGGCGATGGTCTCAATGATTCCGTGGCTTTGGCCTATGCAGATGTGTCGATTTCTTTCGAGAAGGGTTCGGAAGTGGCAAGAGAAACCGCCGACGTGGTACTGATGAATAATGATCTGAGCAGTTTACTAGAGGCGATCGCTATTGCCCAAGAAACTAAAGCTTTAATTGAACAAAATATTTTTCTAGTGGTCGCCCCGAATTTAGTCGCCCTCGTTTTGGCCACTAGCATCGGTCTTAATCCACTTTTAGCCACCGCAATTCATAACGGGACAGCAATTATTGCCGGTTTAAATAGTTTGCGTCCTCTGGTTTTTCATCAACTACAAGGTCAAAGGGAGACTCCATGAGTAAATATGATAAATTAGCTAATAAAATTGCCAAAAAAGTTACTAAAAAATTGAGCAAAAAGTTAATTAAAGCCATCTATAACCGACTGGATTTAGAAAATATTCTCTCCTCCCGTTCTTTTCCATTAGAAGAATTCGAGCGAGGTGATAATAGACATTAAACCATCATAAAAATCAAAGATTGTTATGATGGTTTAAGAGTCGGTATCTGGGGAAGTCTTGACCCATCCACTAATAACTGATAGGTGAATATCTAGGCTATATTCTCTTGAAAAAAAACTTAATAATATTCCCTCAAAAACTATTCTATAATGGTACTCGTAGGTAGATAATGCTTCTAAGTTAAAAACTTTTGCTATCTACAGACTGAAGGCAACAAAATCAATGGTTTAAAGCTCATGGAAAAAACACAGATGTTAGAACAAACGAGAAAACTAGCACAAATTACTCCAGGGAAAGCGATCGTTTTCGGAATCGGTGCGCTGCTGTTGGCCCCCACCGTGATTTCTTTACTGAAACCGGTCGCCAAAGCAACGATTAAAACTGGCGTTGTTCTCTACGAAAAAACTAAGAGTTCCTTGGCCGAAACAGCAGAAGTGCTGGGGGATATCGTCGCCGAGGCCAAAGCAGAAGTCATAGCCGAACGCGATCATCAAGTGGTTCTACCCAGTGGGGTTAATTCGGAACCCTCATTACGCGATAGTTAATTTCTGGTGAGTAACCAAAGTCACTCAACCCTGTTAGCCCTCAGCCGGCAGAACCTCAAAGTTATATAATCTTTAAGAGATATTAAGCTTTGTGTCAGTTTGCCCAGTAGGATTGAATGAATATACTTTTGGTGACATCATCTTTAGGGTTACTCCTAGCGATCGCTATCGTCGTCTATTTTGTTTCCTCTCGCAAGTACCAATCGTCGGACTCGGTGGCCAATTCCTACGACCAATGGACCGAGGACGGGATTTTAGAATATTATTGGGGGGAACACATCCATTTAGGTCACTACGGTTCCCCACCAGAAAAAAAAGACTTTCTAGCGGCAAAAGCCGACTTTGTGGCGGAAATGGTCTCTTGGGGAGGTTTGGACAAATTACCCGCCGGTGCAACTCTCCTTGATGTCGGTTGTGGTATTGGTGGCAGCAGTCGCATTCTGGCCCGGGACTACGGATTTGCCGTTACTGGTGTCACCATT contains the following coding sequences:
- a CDS encoding DUF5132 domain-containing protein, with translation MEKTQMLEQTRKLAQITPGKAIVFGIGALLLAPTVISLLKPVAKATIKTGVVLYEKTKSSLAETAEVLGDIVAEAKAEVIAERDHQVVLPSGVNSEPSLRDS